The following are encoded in a window of Leptospira selangorensis genomic DNA:
- a CDS encoding right-handed parallel beta-helix repeat-containing protein, translating into MPKFHLNKRYVPIIGLLVLGILMGAFASSCSGKEGETTEGFAHVVMVDNAFSPPMQKIPIGGQIEFINSGANPHNAIAVDKSWSTEKSFGNIVMPRGAKVKISYPKEGVFPYYCSFHASPDGKSGMVADIVVGNAAYNPAARAGKDWKVAEKFSGTTRKVPQMYPTIQNAVDAASPGDLILIDEGVYYEEVVVTTPSLTLRGTDRNKVILDGQFQRANGVIVVGANGVAVENMTARNATLNGFFWTGVKGYRGSYLTAYNNGDYGIYAFDSVNGVLEHSYASGSPDAGIYVGQCYPCKAILYDVISENSALGYSGTNAGGELYILSSIWRNNIVGLGPNSLDRELLPPERETYIIGNLIYDNNNLTAPIKPLEYPTYGTGILIAGGLHNVIKNNVVIGHDNHGIAIFPNLDENFWFSHRNIVEGNIVHSSGFGDLTLAGPISIGNCFSNNKFQTSVPPLLEKTNSCGSGIRIPMGGEIFTAYNALSLMVDATHGIYPSGDWKNQPVPSPQANIPGGVSAPIKPAIHPFEDFGLDLDKVKLPEEAAKILAERKPKFGDVLGGFSVPKPLDIQIVIFRWFGYLLPLLLYVCLVSLSVYDLVSKSEISPGKYVWLAFVSLVPYIGGGAYLLSGKSSYPKYLRFTLVFAGFGASLAFILYLGFTIVGNVGAG; encoded by the coding sequence ATGCCTAAATTCCATTTAAATAAAAGGTACGTTCCCATTATAGGACTATTGGTCCTGGGAATTTTGATGGGAGCCTTCGCTTCTTCTTGCAGTGGCAAAGAGGGAGAGACAACGGAAGGTTTTGCCCATGTGGTAATGGTGGATAATGCATTTTCTCCCCCTATGCAAAAGATCCCAATCGGCGGTCAGATCGAATTTATAAATTCTGGGGCCAACCCTCATAATGCGATCGCAGTGGATAAGTCTTGGTCTACCGAAAAAAGTTTCGGTAATATCGTGATGCCGAGAGGTGCCAAGGTAAAGATCAGTTATCCTAAGGAAGGAGTGTTTCCTTATTACTGCAGCTTTCATGCTTCTCCTGACGGAAAAAGCGGAATGGTTGCAGACATCGTAGTCGGAAATGCCGCTTATAACCCAGCTGCAAGAGCAGGTAAAGATTGGAAGGTCGCTGAAAAATTTTCAGGAACCACTCGTAAGGTTCCACAAATGTATCCTACCATCCAAAACGCAGTGGATGCCGCTTCTCCTGGAGATCTTATCCTGATCGACGAAGGTGTATATTACGAAGAAGTGGTGGTTACTACTCCTTCTCTTACATTAAGAGGAACGGATAGAAATAAAGTAATCTTAGACGGTCAGTTCCAAAGAGCGAATGGTGTTATCGTAGTTGGGGCAAATGGTGTTGCAGTAGAGAATATGACTGCAAGAAACGCAACCTTAAACGGATTCTTTTGGACAGGTGTAAAAGGATATAGAGGTTCTTATCTAACCGCTTATAATAACGGAGACTACGGAATCTATGCTTTCGATTCTGTGAACGGAGTATTAGAACATTCTTATGCTTCCGGATCTCCTGATGCGGGAATTTATGTAGGTCAATGTTATCCTTGTAAGGCAATTCTTTATGATGTGATTTCTGAGAATAGCGCCTTGGGTTATTCCGGAACGAACGCCGGAGGAGAATTATATATCCTCAGTTCCATCTGGAGAAATAATATCGTAGGTTTGGGACCGAATTCCTTGGATAGAGAACTTCTTCCTCCGGAAAGAGAAACTTATATTATTGGGAATTTAATCTATGATAATAATAACCTGACCGCTCCAATCAAACCTCTGGAATATCCTACTTACGGAACAGGGATCTTGATCGCGGGTGGTTTACATAATGTGATCAAAAATAACGTTGTGATCGGACATGATAACCACGGGATCGCGATCTTCCCAAACTTGGATGAGAATTTCTGGTTCTCTCATAGAAATATTGTAGAAGGGAACATTGTACATTCTTCCGGTTTTGGAGACTTGACTCTTGCAGGACCGATTAGTATTGGAAACTGTTTCTCAAATAATAAATTCCAGACCTCTGTTCCTCCTTTATTAGAAAAAACGAATTCTTGCGGTTCAGGGATCAGAATTCCAATGGGCGGAGAAATTTTCACTGCGTATAATGCGCTTTCTTTAATGGTGGATGCAACTCACGGAATTTATCCAAGTGGGGATTGGAAGAACCAACCGGTTCCTTCTCCCCAAGCAAATATTCCTGGTGGGGTTTCTGCTCCAATCAAACCTGCGATCCATCCTTTCGAAGACTTCGGTTTGGATTTGGATAAAGTAAAACTTCCGGAAGAAGCGGCTAAGATCCTGGCAGAAAGAAAACCTAAGTTCGGAGACGTTCTGGGCGGATTCTCTGTGCCTAAACCTTTGGATATCCAAATAGTGATATTCCGTTGGTTCGGATACTTACTTCCGCTACTTCTTTACGTATGTTTGGTCAGCTTAAGTGTTTATGATCTGGTTTCTAAATCGGAAATTAGTCCTGGCAAATACGTATGGTTAGCATTCGTTTCCTTAGTGCCTTATATCGGAGGAGGAGCTTATCTTCTTTCAGGCAAATCTTCTTATCCTAAATACCTGAGATTCACTTTGGTATTCGCCGGATTCGGAGCTTCTCTGGCATTCATTCTCTATCTTGGATTTACCATAGTAGGGAACGTCGGAGCGGGTTGA
- a CDS encoding PLDc N-terminal domain-containing protein: METTQFYDPGFFTLLFNFYGYYIFYILFALWAPLALIDLSKREDVDPKKGSLWTAAIILVPLFGAGAYHIVGGSKIPSWAKNSLVYGGIGLLVLTLLISTIARF, translated from the coding sequence ATGGAAACTACTCAATTTTACGATCCCGGATTTTTTACCCTACTTTTCAATTTTTACGGATACTATATTTTCTACATTTTATTCGCTCTCTGGGCTCCTTTAGCCCTGATCGATTTGTCTAAAAGAGAGGATGTGGATCCTAAAAAAGGAAGTTTATGGACTGCGGCGATCATTCTTGTTCCTCTATTCGGGGCAGGAGCTTATCATATTGTAGGCGGTTCTAAGATCCCATCTTGGGCAAAGAACAGTCTTGTGTATGGTGGAATCGGACTTTTGGTTTTAACACTTCTGATCTCCACGATCGCAAGATTCTAA
- a CDS encoding multicopper oxidase domain-containing protein — MNRKDFLRWLGIGGAGLAAGTGIAGITSGKKEDPLCRTGSSVPGQISSTPNPSIRLPGSIGGNSYGSMVHPPMFVDAAFLSRMELNATIPQAPPGSKFRSEVNIIEMPLTVAHNTVVDAWTFDGVVPGKVIRARLGQEMELLFRNHSNHPHSVHFHGTHDPGQDGWEPIAPGAERIYKITAGPIGFHPYHCHVPPLASHMSKGLYGGFIVDPPGGRPPALEFMLILAGWDLNETGRNDIYAWNGIAGYYDRFPIKVPVGKKVRLYIANMTEHDPVASFHLHSQTFDVYRTGTKLVPDEHTDVITLGQTERAIVEFTLTKRGRYMFHPHQTHMADRGAMGWIVAV, encoded by the coding sequence ATGAATCGGAAGGATTTCCTTCGTTGGTTAGGAATAGGCGGTGCCGGACTCGCAGCGGGTACCGGGATCGCCGGAATTACCTCGGGTAAAAAAGAAGATCCACTTTGTAGGACAGGATCTTCCGTTCCTGGGCAGATTTCTTCTACTCCGAATCCTTCTATCCGACTGCCTGGATCAATAGGTGGGAATTCCTACGGAAGTATGGTCCATCCTCCTATGTTCGTGGACGCAGCGTTCTTGTCTAGGATGGAATTGAATGCCACAATTCCCCAAGCACCTCCTGGTTCTAAATTTCGTTCCGAAGTCAATATTATAGAAATGCCGTTGACTGTGGCTCATAACACAGTTGTGGATGCTTGGACCTTTGATGGTGTTGTTCCTGGAAAAGTGATACGCGCAAGACTTGGCCAGGAGATGGAACTTCTTTTTAGGAATCATTCCAATCATCCTCATTCTGTCCATTTTCATGGAACTCATGATCCGGGGCAAGATGGTTGGGAACCGATCGCTCCAGGCGCAGAAAGAATTTATAAGATCACTGCCGGTCCAATCGGTTTTCATCCTTACCATTGCCATGTTCCTCCTTTAGCGAGTCATATGTCTAAGGGTTTGTATGGTGGATTTATTGTAGATCCTCCAGGAGGAAGACCTCCTGCATTAGAGTTCATGTTGATACTTGCAGGTTGGGATCTAAATGAAACCGGTCGTAACGATATCTATGCTTGGAACGGTATCGCTGGATATTATGATCGTTTCCCGATCAAAGTCCCTGTTGGTAAAAAAGTAAGATTGTATATAGCAAATATGACTGAACATGATCCTGTTGCTTCTTTTCATCTTCATTCCCAAACATTTGATGTGTATAGGACCGGGACCAAACTTGTGCCTGATGAACATACTGATGTGATCACTCTTGGACAAACGGAAAGGGCAATCGTAGAATTTACACTTACTAAAAGAGGAAGGTATATGTTCCATCCTCACCAGACCCATATGGCTGACAGAGGGGCAATGGGTTGGATCGTAGCAGTATGA
- a CDS encoding SCO family protein, translating to MNFLKSNYKNIIYSLLILGVGFGVGYYMKKKPSSRFASEAPVAEWKTTILKDTDGKTVRPSELPGNLFVVYFGFSHCPDMCPMALNDIENAFISLKDDSKNITPVFITIDPERDTPEVLRKYISHFPGKELVALTGGKDQIGELQKGFGVFSQKTQIPQGNGEYGMDHTLFIYLVDRTGNILRAYPTGIKGEELAKEIRELL from the coding sequence ATGAACTTTTTAAAATCGAATTATAAAAATATAATTTATTCTCTATTGATCCTTGGGGTAGGTTTCGGTGTCGGATATTATATGAAGAAGAAACCTTCTTCCAGATTCGCATCCGAGGCTCCTGTGGCGGAATGGAAAACCACAATCCTAAAAGATACGGATGGGAAAACTGTTCGCCCCTCGGAATTGCCCGGAAATTTATTCGTAGTATATTTCGGATTTTCCCATTGTCCTGATATGTGCCCGATGGCATTAAATGATATAGAAAACGCTTTTATATCCTTAAAAGATGATTCTAAAAATATTACTCCTGTGTTTATCACAATCGATCCTGAAAGAGATACTCCGGAAGTATTAAGAAAATATATTTCTCATTTTCCTGGAAAAGAACTCGTGGCCTTAACCGGTGGGAAAGATCAGATCGGGGAATTGCAGAAAGGATTTGGAGTATTCTCCCAGAAGACACAAATTCCCCAAGGCAATGGAGAATATGGAATGGATCATACTCTTTTTATCTATTTAGTAGATCGAACTGGAAATATACTAAGAGCTTATCCTACGGGAATCAAGGGAGAAGAATTAGCAAAAGAGATTAGAGAGTTACTGTAA
- a CDS encoding DMT family protein translates to MRTFLLLTLSNLFMTFAWYGHLKFFKDFPIWKTILISWGIAFLEYCLMVPANRIGYAEDGLSGFQLKILQEVITITIFVGFAILVLKEKMKWNHAVSFFLVILAVVFAFYDKE, encoded by the coding sequence ATGAGGACTTTTCTATTACTCACTCTTTCCAATTTATTCATGACCTTTGCCTGGTACGGTCATCTGAAGTTCTTTAAGGACTTCCCCATTTGGAAAACGATCCTGATCTCCTGGGGAATTGCGTTTTTAGAATATTGCCTTATGGTTCCGGCAAATCGGATCGGATACGCAGAAGATGGATTAAGCGGATTCCAGCTTAAGATCTTACAAGAAGTGATTACGATCACCATTTTTGTAGGGTTTGCAATTTTAGTTTTAAAAGAAAAAATGAAATGGAATCACGCAGTTAGCTTCTTCTTGGTGATCCTTGCAGTTGTATTCGCTTTTTATGATAAAGAGTGA